CCCAGCACCCGCCTGTTCACGATCCGCTTCAAACCCGGCCGGGCTCTCTATGAAAACGGCCATGAACCGCTGTTGATCTTCGACGCCCTCGCGGAACTGGGCGACCTAAAGGTCGAGGCGGATTTGTCCGCGATCCCCGATTTCGACAGTTTCGACCCGTCGGATTCTGTGCTTTCCTGGTCTCTGCGGCTGCACACAACCGAAAGCGAGACAACACTTCACGAGGTCTTCGAGTTTGTCGAGGGGTTGTGCGAACTGGAGGTTTCCGTCAGCGCTGCCCCCTCGCCTGCCGATATAGCACCGCCCATCGCAGAAAGCGCCCCGGCCTTGGCGCCAGACCCGACGCCGCCGCCGGGTCCGGACAGCGAAGCCACCGACGTCAAGCCAGCCGCGCAAGGCGCGACAGCGGCGCCGGCGGCTTCGGCCAGGGAAGCCCGCGGCCCGAAACCGACCCTGCGTGTCGATCTCGACAGGGTCGACAGGCTGATCAACACCGTCGGCGAACTGATCATCAACCAGGCCATGATCTCGCAACGGATCGAGGAACTGGATCTTCCCACCGTTGCGCATCTAACCAACGAACTCGAAGCCTATAAATTGCTGGCCCGGGACATTCAGGAAGGCGTCATGGCGATCCGGGCGCAACCGGTGAAACCGCTCTTTCAACGGATGTCGCGGATTGTGCGCGAGGCCTCGGACGCCACAGGGAAGAAGGCCAAGCTTGTCACCGTCGGCGACTCGACCGAAGTCGACAAGACGGTGATCGAACGTCTGGCGGACCCGCTGACCCACATGATCCGAAACGCCGTGGATCACGGGCTGGAACGGCCCGAGGCCCGGGAGGCTGCCGGCAAGGATGTCGTCGGGACCATCCGCCTGTCTGCCGCGCACCGGTCCGGCAGTGTCTTCATCGAAATCTCCGACGATGGGGCGGGCCTCAACCGCGAGCGCATCCTCGCCAAGGCGATCGAAAAGAACCTGGTGGCGCCCGAGGCAGAGCTTTCGGACCCGGAAATCGACAACCTCCTTTTCCTGCCGGGCTTCTCGACCGCCGGCCAGGTCTCGAACCTGTCCGGGCGCGGCGTGGGCATGGATGTGGTCAAGAATGCCGTGCAGGCGCTCGGGGGCCGGGTTTCCATCAACTCCACACCCGGCAAGGGAACGACGTTCTCGATCATCTTGCCGCTGACCCTGGCGGTGATGGACGGCTTCGTGATCTCAGTCGCGAAGGAAACAATGGTCATCCCGATTGCCTCGATCCTTGAAACGATCCGACCGAACCCGCGTGATATCCACATTGTCGGCACCGACAGCGAGGTCGTCAGTGTCCGCGGCTCCTACGTGCCGATCGTCGACGTCGCCGACAGCCTGGGTCTTGAAAGGACAGATCGGAAAGGGACCGGGATTCTGCTTCTGGTCAGCACCGAGATTCAGGGCCTCACCGCCCTGCGCGTCACAGCCATCCATGATCAGCGTCAAGTGGTGATCAAGAGCCTGGAAAGCAACTATGCCGCCATTCCCGGCGTCTCGGCAGCGACTATCCTGGGCGACGGCAAGATCGCCCTGATCCTCGACCCGGAAGAGATCATCAAGCTGGGCCATAACGCCGCCCCCGACCTCTTTGCACAGCACACCAGAATGGAGCTTCGTCATGCCTGAGACAGCAGAAGTCCGAGCGGACTCTCAGTTTGAGTTCATCACCTTTTCGGCGGGCGGCCAGAATTTCTGTCTGGAAATCACGCAAATCCGCGAGATCCGGCGGTGGACGCCAGTAACCGCCCTGCCCCATACTCCCCGGGATGTGCTGGGCGTGATGAACCTGCGCGGGGCGGTCATCCCGATCTTCGATCTCGCCGCCCGTTTCGGGCTGGGCGCAACGCCCGCCAACGAGCGAAATGTGGTTATCGTGGCGGCGGTCGGCGGAACGACCATCGGCCTTCTGGTCGAGTCGGTCTCCGAGATCCTCTCGGTCGAGAAGGCTGCTATCCAGGAAACCCCGGACATCAAGTCTGAATCGACGCGTCACAGCATCCTTGGCATGATTTCCGTCGATGAAACCATGGTGCGAGTCGTCAACCTCGATTCCGTCCTCGAAGCCGGTAAGGGCGTCGCTCCATGACATGGGTCCCGAAGGATATGGTATCGGCAGAGATCGCCTTCAGCGATGCGGATTTCCGGGCAATTGCGGCCATCGCGCAGGAGCGGTTCGGGCTGAACCTTGCCGAAAGCAAGAAACCCCTTGTCTACTCACGCCTGTCAAAGCGACTCAAAGCCAGAAACCTGAACGGTTTCCCTGAGTACCTGAAGCTGCTGAATCAAGCAGACGAGACGGACGAGCGCCAAGAACTGATTTCGGCTTTGACGACGAACGTCACCAGCTTCTTCCGCGAGAACCATCACTTCGAGACACTGACGTCCGAATGCCTGCCAGCCCTTGCCGCGGGGGCGCGTGCGCGCCAACGCGTACGCCTCTGGTCGGCCGGATGCTCGTCGGGTCAAGAGCCGTATTCGATCGCAATGTCAGTGCTGGACCAGTTCCCCGAAGCCGCGAACCACGACGTTCGTATCCTCGCGACCGACATCGATCCACAGATCGTCGGCAGGGCCCGTACAGGCTCTTACCCCATCGAGGAAGCGACCGGCATTCCCGCCGCCTATCAGACGAAGTGGGT
This region of Ponticoccus alexandrii genomic DNA includes:
- a CDS encoding chemotaxis protein CheA, which gives rise to MSGNSIRDTFFEECEELLEALVEGLSQMEEAPEDMEVVNAVFRAVHSIKGGAGAFALDRLVAFAHSFETVMDMVRDRTLTVDEKLMALFHRAGDQLSDLVTSARDETELAPGAEACLIKELESYLGESDREEDFSFDALTLDFDGPTIDIAVEADAIPSTRLFTIRFKPGRALYENGHEPLLIFDALAELGDLKVEADLSAIPDFDSFDPSDSVLSWSLRLHTTESETTLHEVFEFVEGLCELEVSVSAAPSPADIAPPIAESAPALAPDPTPPPGPDSEATDVKPAAQGATAAPAASAREARGPKPTLRVDLDRVDRLINTVGELIINQAMISQRIEELDLPTVAHLTNELEAYKLLARDIQEGVMAIRAQPVKPLFQRMSRIVREASDATGKKAKLVTVGDSTEVDKTVIERLADPLTHMIRNAVDHGLERPEAREAAGKDVVGTIRLSAAHRSGSVFIEISDDGAGLNRERILAKAIEKNLVAPEAELSDPEIDNLLFLPGFSTAGQVSNLSGRGVGMDVVKNAVQALGGRVSINSTPGKGTTFSIILPLTLAVMDGFVISVAKETMVIPIASILETIRPNPRDIHIVGTDSEVVSVRGSYVPIVDVADSLGLERTDRKGTGILLLVSTEIQGLTALRVTAIHDQRQVVIKSLESNYAAIPGVSAATILGDGKIALILDPEEIIKLGHNAAPDLFAQHTRMELRHA
- a CDS encoding chemotaxis protein CheW, with amino-acid sequence MPETAEVRADSQFEFITFSAGGQNFCLEITQIREIRRWTPVTALPHTPRDVLGVMNLRGAVIPIFDLAARFGLGATPANERNVVIVAAVGGTTIGLLVESVSEILSVEKAAIQETPDIKSESTRHSILGMISVDETMVRVVNLDSVLEAGKGVAP
- a CDS encoding CheR family methyltransferase, producing MTWVPKDMVSAEIAFSDADFRAIAAIAQERFGLNLAESKKPLVYSRLSKRLKARNLNGFPEYLKLLNQADETDERQELISALTTNVTSFFRENHHFETLTSECLPALAAGARARQRVRLWSAGCSSGQEPYSIAMSVLDQFPEAANHDVRILATDIDPQIVGRARTGSYPIEEATGIPAAYQTKWVRKADGGGRITMGEPLRQLITFAELNLMDPWPFKGPFDVIFCRNVAIYFNQQTQQNLWQRFCQMLTPGGYLFIGHSERITGPATQKLSGVGITSYRKALARSGTSAH